Proteins encoded within one genomic window of Brenneria nigrifluens DSM 30175 = ATCC 13028:
- the queD gene encoding 6-carboxytetrahydropterin synthase QueD — translation MATTLFKDFQFEAAHRLPHVPAGHKCGRLHGHSFMVRLEITGEVDAYTGWVMDFAELKAAFKPTWERLDHHYLNDIPGLENPTSEVLAQWIWQQVKPVLPELSAVMVKETCTAGCVYKGE, via the coding sequence ATGGCTACCACGCTATTTAAAGATTTTCAGTTCGAAGCCGCTCACCGCCTGCCCCACGTTCCGGCCGGGCATAAATGCGGACGCCTGCACGGACACTCCTTTATGGTTCGGCTGGAAATTACCGGCGAAGTGGATGCGTATACCGGCTGGGTGATGGATTTCGCCGAATTAAAAGCCGCGTTTAAACCTACGTGGGAAAGGCTGGATCATCACTACCTGAATGATATTCCCGGTCTGGAGAATCCCACCAGCGAAGTGCTGGCCCAGTGGATCTGGCAACAGGTAAAACCCGTATTGCCTGAACTGAGCGCAGTGATGGTAAAAGAAACCTGCACCGCGGGCTGTGTGTATAAGGGCGAGTAA
- a CDS encoding MBL fold metallo-hydrolase — protein MNRLRSLALLLLASIAVPVIAAAQPVAQVKTQAGFYRLLLGQFEITALADGTNAMPVDKLLARASAEQINGLLAQQSLAAPVDTSINAYLINTGKNLILVDTGNGRQGNPSVGKVVNNLKAAGYTPQQVDSVLLTHLHGDHFGGLVDDGKLAFPNANVYVSQPEADYWLSETNLRQADDDRKPAFQRVQETFRIITASDKLKIFAGEQALFSGITPRPTPGHSPGHTAFLAESDGEKLLLWGDIIHVAAVQFPLPATTISFDSDMDAAAQTRHKVLEDAASHGYLVAGSHISFPGIGRVKALKTDDGKPNGYRWVPINYSVAGLTQ, from the coding sequence ATGAATCGATTGAGATCGCTTGCCTTACTATTGCTGGCGTCTATTGCCGTCCCCGTTATCGCCGCGGCGCAGCCGGTGGCACAGGTAAAAACCCAGGCGGGTTTTTACCGGCTACTGCTGGGGCAATTCGAAATTACCGCCTTGGCCGACGGCACCAACGCCATGCCGGTGGATAAACTGCTGGCGCGCGCCTCGGCGGAGCAAATCAACGGCCTGCTGGCGCAACAGTCGCTGGCCGCTCCCGTCGATACCTCGATCAATGCCTATCTGATTAATACCGGAAAAAACCTGATTCTGGTGGATACCGGCAATGGCAGGCAGGGCAATCCGTCCGTCGGCAAGGTGGTGAATAACCTCAAAGCCGCCGGCTATACGCCGCAACAGGTGGATAGCGTCCTGCTCACCCACCTGCACGGCGACCACTTCGGCGGCCTGGTTGACGATGGCAAACTCGCTTTCCCCAACGCCAACGTCTACGTCAGCCAGCCCGAGGCCGACTATTGGCTCAGCGAAACGAATCTGCGACAGGCCGACGACGATCGCAAGCCAGCATTCCAACGGGTACAGGAGACATTCCGTATTATTACGGCATCCGATAAGCTGAAAATCTTTGCCGGCGAACAAGCGCTCTTCAGCGGCATCACGCCGCGGCCAACCCCCGGACACTCGCCCGGCCATACCGCTTTCCTGGCGGAGAGCGACGGAGAGAAATTGCTGCTGTGGGGCGATATCATTCACGTCGCGGCGGTACAGTTCCCGCTGCCGGCAACCACCATCAGTTTTGATTCCGATATGGACGCGGCGGCGCAAACCCGCCATAAAGTGCTGGAAGATGCCGCCAGTCATGGTTACCTGGTGGCGGGTTCGCATATCTCCTTCCCCGGCATCGGCCGCGTCAAGGCGCTAAAAACCGATGACGGCAAGCCGAACGGCTATCGCTGGGTGCCGATTAACTACAGCGTGGCCGGGCTGACGCAGTAA
- the pyrG gene encoding glutamine hydrolyzing CTP synthase, translating to MTTNYIFVTGGVVSSLGKGIAAASLAAILEARGLNVTIMKLDPYINVDPGTMSPTQHGEVFVTEDGAETDLDLGHYERFIRTKMSRRNNFTTGRIYSDVLRKERRGDYLGATIQVIPHITNAIKERILEGGEGHDVVLVEIGGTVGDIESLPFLEAIRQMAVEVGREHTLFMHLTLVPYLAAAGEVKTKPTQHSVKELLSIGIQPDVLICRSDRTVPANERAKIALFCNVPEKAVISLKDIDSIYKIPSLLKSQGLDDYICKRFSLNCQEADLSEWEQVVYEEANPGGEVTIGMIGKYVALPDAYKSVIEALKHGGLKNRLTVNIKLIDSQDVETRGVEMLKDLDAILIPGGFGYRGVEGKVMAARYARENNVPYLGICLGMQVALMEFARNVAGMDEANSTEFVPDCKYPVIALITEWRDEHGNIEVRDEASDLGGTMRVGGQQCHLTEGSLVRQLYGEPTIIERHRHRYEVNNMLLKQIEAAGLRVAGLSADRKLVEIIELPDHPWFVACQFHPEFTSTPRDGHPLFAGFVKAAGAYQKRQVK from the coding sequence ATGACAACTAATTATATTTTTGTGACCGGCGGGGTCGTTTCCTCTCTGGGTAAAGGCATTGCCGCAGCCTCTCTGGCGGCTATTCTTGAAGCCCGTGGCCTCAACGTTACCATCATGAAACTGGACCCGTATATCAACGTGGATCCGGGCACGATGAGCCCGACACAGCACGGCGAAGTGTTCGTCACCGAAGACGGCGCGGAAACCGATCTCGATCTGGGCCACTACGAGCGCTTTATCCGCACCAAAATGTCGCGCCGCAACAACTTCACCACCGGCCGTATCTACTCCGACGTATTGCGCAAAGAGCGTCGCGGCGACTACCTGGGCGCCACGATTCAGGTTATCCCTCATATTACCAACGCCATCAAAGAACGCATCCTTGAGGGGGGCGAAGGGCATGACGTGGTGCTGGTTGAGATCGGCGGCACCGTCGGCGATATCGAATCGCTGCCGTTCCTTGAAGCGATTCGGCAAATGGCGGTTGAAGTGGGCCGCGAGCATACGCTGTTTATGCACCTGACGCTGGTGCCTTACCTGGCCGCCGCCGGTGAAGTGAAAACCAAGCCCACTCAGCACTCGGTAAAAGAGCTGCTTTCCATCGGTATTCAGCCTGACGTGCTGATTTGCCGTTCCGACCGTACCGTACCGGCCAATGAGCGGGCAAAGATTGCTTTATTCTGCAATGTGCCGGAAAAAGCGGTAATCTCCCTTAAAGACATTGATTCTATTTATAAAATCCCGTCGCTCTTGAAATCCCAGGGGCTGGACGATTATATTTGTAAACGATTCAGCTTGAACTGTCAGGAAGCCGACCTGTCGGAATGGGAGCAGGTGGTTTACGAAGAGGCCAATCCGGGCGGCGAAGTCACCATCGGCATGATCGGCAAGTATGTGGCGTTGCCCGACGCCTATAAATCCGTTATTGAGGCGCTTAAGCACGGCGGATTGAAAAACCGTCTGACGGTGAACATCAAGCTTATCGACTCCCAGGATGTGGAAACCCGCGGCGTCGAGATGCTGAAAGATTTGGACGCTATCCTGATCCCCGGCGGTTTTGGCTACCGCGGCGTGGAAGGCAAGGTGATGGCGGCGCGTTATGCCCGCGAAAACAACGTCCCTTATCTGGGCATTTGCCTGGGGATGCAGGTCGCATTAATGGAGTTTGCCCGTAACGTTGCCGGTATGGATGAGGCAAACTCTACCGAGTTTGTGCCAGACTGTAAGTACCCGGTGATTGCGCTGATCACCGAATGGCGCGATGAACACGGCAATATAGAAGTACGCGATGAAGCGAGCGATCTGGGCGGCACCATGCGGGTTGGCGGGCAGCAATGTCATCTGACCGAAGGCAGTCTGGTACGTCAGCTTTACGGTGAGCCGACGATTATTGAACGTCACCGTCATCGTTATGAAGTCAACAACATGTTGTTGAAACAGATTGAAGCGGCGGGATTGCGGGTTGCTGGCCTTTCCGCCGACCGCAAACTGGTGGAGATCATAGAACTACCCGATCATCCATGGTTCGTGGCCTGTCAGTTCCATCCGGAATTTACATCGACGCCGCGGGATGGGCATCCACTGTTTGCCGGCTTTGTCAAAGCCGCTGGCGCGTACCAAAAGCGTCAGGTGAAGTAA
- the queE gene encoding 7-carboxy-7-deazaguanine synthase QueE, whose product MQYPINEMFQTLQGEGYFTGVPAVFVRLQGCPVGCSWCDTKHTWDKLAQREIPLDQVLVKTQENDGWGAASAEDVLALIASEGYTARHIVITGGEPCIHDLAPLTLLLEKQGFSCQIETSGTHEVRCSPKTWVTVSPKVNMRGGMKVIDQALQRADEIKHPVARERDIEALDALLARLEDDKPRIVALQPISQKAEATKLCIATCIARNWRLSMQTHKYLHIA is encoded by the coding sequence ATGCAGTACCCGATTAATGAAATGTTCCAGACGTTACAGGGAGAAGGCTATTTTACCGGCGTTCCGGCGGTGTTTGTGCGCCTACAGGGGTGTCCGGTCGGCTGTAGCTGGTGCGATACCAAACATACCTGGGACAAACTGGCGCAGCGGGAAATTCCGCTGGATCAGGTGCTGGTGAAAACGCAGGAAAACGACGGCTGGGGCGCAGCCAGCGCCGAAGACGTTCTGGCGCTGATCGCGAGCGAAGGCTATACCGCGCGCCATATCGTCATCACCGGCGGAGAACCCTGCATTCACGATCTGGCGCCGCTGACGCTGCTGCTGGAAAAACAGGGGTTTAGCTGCCAGATAGAAACCAGCGGCACCCATGAGGTGCGCTGCTCGCCCAAAACCTGGGTGACGGTTTCCCCGAAGGTGAATATGCGCGGCGGCATGAAGGTTATCGATCAGGCATTGCAGCGGGCGGATGAGATTAAGCATCCGGTCGCCCGCGAGCGGGATATCGAGGCGCTGGACGCCCTGCTGGCCCGGCTGGAAGATGACAAGCCGCGCATTGTGGCGCTACAGCCCATCAGTCAGAAAGCGGAGGCGACCAAACTGTGCATCGCCACCTGTATCGCCCGCAACTGGCGGCTTTCCATGCAAACGCATAAGTATTTGCATATCGCCTAG
- the eno gene encoding phosphopyruvate hydratase, with protein MSKIVKVIGREIIDSRGNPTVEAEVHLEGGFVGLAAAPSGASTGSREALELRDGDKSRFLGKGVTKAVAAVNGPIAQAILGKDAKDQANVDKIMIDLDGTENKSKFGANAILAVSLASAKAAAASKGQPLYEHIAELNGTPGKFSMPLPMMNIINGGEHADNNVDIQEFMIQPVGAKTVKEAIRIGSEVFHTLAKVLKAKGLNTAVGDEGGYAPNLESNAAALAAIKEAVEKAGYVLGKDVTLAMDCAASEFYSKESGKYELKGEGKTFTSQEFTHYLEGLTKEYPIVSIEDGLDESDWDGFAYQTKVLGDKIQLVGDDLFVTNTKILKEGIDKGIANSILIKFNQIGSLTETLAAIKMAKDAGYTAVISHRSGETEDATIADLAVGTAAGQIKTGSMSRSDRVAKYNQLIRIEEALGNRAPFNGLKEVKGQA; from the coding sequence ATGTCCAAAATTGTTAAAGTCATCGGTCGCGAAATCATCGACTCACGCGGAAATCCGACTGTTGAAGCCGAAGTGCACCTGGAAGGCGGCTTTGTCGGTCTGGCCGCCGCGCCGTCAGGGGCTTCCACCGGTTCCCGCGAAGCGCTGGAACTACGCGACGGTGACAAATCCCGTTTTCTGGGCAAAGGCGTAACCAAAGCGGTCGCCGCGGTAAACGGCCCGATTGCTCAGGCTATTCTGGGTAAGGACGCGAAAGATCAGGCCAACGTCGATAAAATCATGATCGACCTGGACGGAACGGAAAACAAATCCAAATTCGGCGCCAACGCCATTCTGGCCGTTTCTCTGGCAAGCGCCAAAGCGGCCGCGGCTTCCAAGGGCCAGCCGCTGTACGAACACATCGCCGAACTGAACGGCACCCCGGGCAAATTCTCCATGCCTCTGCCGATGATGAACATTATCAACGGCGGCGAGCACGCTGACAACAATGTTGATATTCAGGAATTCATGATCCAGCCGGTTGGCGCGAAAACGGTTAAAGAAGCGATTCGCATCGGTTCCGAAGTTTTCCATACCCTGGCGAAAGTGCTGAAAGCCAAAGGCCTGAACACCGCGGTCGGCGACGAAGGCGGCTATGCGCCGAACCTGGAGTCCAACGCTGCGGCGCTGGCCGCTATCAAAGAAGCGGTGGAAAAAGCCGGTTACGTGCTGGGTAAAGACGTTACTCTGGCGATGGACTGCGCGGCTTCCGAGTTCTACAGCAAAGAAAGCGGCAAGTATGAACTGAAAGGCGAAGGCAAAACCTTCACTTCTCAGGAATTCACCCACTATCTGGAAGGCCTGACCAAAGAATATCCGATCGTCTCTATCGAAGACGGCCTGGATGAGTCCGACTGGGACGGTTTTGCTTACCAGACCAAAGTGCTGGGCGACAAAATCCAGCTGGTTGGCGACGATCTGTTCGTCACCAACACCAAGATCCTGAAAGAAGGTATCGATAAAGGCATCGCCAACTCCATCCTGATCAAATTCAACCAGATCGGTTCCCTGACCGAAACCCTGGCCGCCATCAAGATGGCGAAAGATGCGGGTTACACGGCGGTTATCTCTCACCGCTCCGGCGAAACCGAAGACGCCACCATCGCCGACCTGGCGGTAGGTACCGCGGCCGGCCAGATCAAAACCGGTTCCATGAGCCGTTCTGACCGCGTTGCCAAATACAACCAACTGATCCGTATCGAAGAAGCGCTGGGCAACCGTGCGCCGTTCAACGGTCTGAAAGAAGTGAAAGGCCAGGCTTAA
- the cysJ gene encoding NADPH-dependent assimilatory sulfite reductase flavoprotein subunit: protein MTTPVSPTPLLPLSAEQLTRLQAATGDFSPTQLAWLSGYFWGLLQQPTGQQLPGAAPTAASAGASSTISVPVPSITLISASQTGNARRVAEQLRDDLLSAKLAVNLVNAGDYKFKQIAQEKLLLIVTSTQGEGEPPEEAVALHKFLLSKKAPQLKETAFAVFGLGDTSYEFFSKAGKDFDGRLAELGAERLLDRVDADVDYQAQAEQWRRQMVDVLQARAPAQGEAVAQASAGGALDEITSSPYSKEAPLQALLAVNQKITGRNSEKDVRHIEIDLGDSGLRYQPGDALGVWFENDPALVQELLELLWLKGDEPVSVDGKTLPLTQALLSYFELTQNTAPIVEKYAALARDETLLALASDKPALQRYAQRTPLVDMVRQAPAELSAEQLVGLLRPLTPRLYSIASSQAEMESEVHITVGVVRYDVDGRPRTGGASGYLADRLQEDDAVRVFIEHNDNFRLPANPDAPVIMIGPGTGIAPFRAFMQQREADGAGGKNWLFFGNPHFTEDFLYQVEWQRYVKEGLLTHIDLAWSRDQAHKIYVQDKLREKGAEVWRWLQDGAHIYVCGDANRMAKDVEQALLDVVAEHGGMDTEQADEFLSDLRLERRYQRDVY from the coding sequence ATGACAACTCCGGTTTCTCCGACTCCGTTGCTCCCGTTGAGTGCGGAGCAATTAACGCGTCTACAGGCGGCGACCGGTGATTTTTCACCCACGCAGCTGGCCTGGCTGTCAGGTTATTTTTGGGGCCTGCTACAGCAGCCGACGGGACAACAACTGCCCGGCGCGGCGCCGACCGCCGCGAGTGCGGGGGCATCGTCGACGATCTCGGTTCCCGTTCCAAGCATCACCCTGATTTCCGCCTCGCAGACCGGCAATGCCCGGCGGGTGGCCGAACAGCTGCGCGATGATCTGCTGAGCGCCAAGCTGGCGGTGAATCTGGTGAACGCCGGCGACTACAAATTCAAGCAAATCGCCCAGGAAAAACTGCTGCTGATTGTGACCTCGACCCAGGGGGAAGGGGAGCCGCCGGAGGAAGCCGTGGCGTTGCATAAGTTCCTGTTATCCAAAAAAGCGCCGCAGCTGAAAGAGACCGCCTTCGCGGTGTTCGGGCTGGGCGATACCTCCTACGAATTCTTCAGCAAGGCCGGCAAGGACTTCGACGGCCGTCTGGCCGAGCTGGGCGCGGAGCGGCTGCTGGATCGCGTTGATGCCGATGTGGATTATCAGGCGCAGGCGGAGCAATGGCGCCGCCAGATGGTGGATGTGCTTCAGGCGCGGGCGCCCGCGCAGGGCGAGGCGGTGGCCCAGGCCAGCGCCGGCGGCGCGCTGGATGAAATCACCAGCAGCCCTTACAGCAAGGAAGCGCCGCTACAGGCGCTGTTGGCGGTTAATCAGAAAATCACCGGCCGCAATTCGGAAAAAGACGTGCGCCATATTGAAATCGATCTGGGCGATTCCGGCCTGCGCTACCAACCGGGAGACGCGCTGGGCGTCTGGTTTGAAAACGACCCGGCGCTGGTACAGGAACTGCTTGAGCTACTATGGTTGAAAGGGGATGAGCCGGTAAGCGTCGACGGTAAAACGCTGCCGTTGACGCAGGCGCTGCTCAGCTATTTTGAACTGACGCAGAATACGGCGCCGATTGTGGAAAAATATGCCGCCCTGGCGCGCGATGAAACGCTGCTGGCGCTGGCGAGCGATAAGCCCGCGCTACAGCGGTACGCCCAGCGTACGCCGCTGGTGGATATGGTGCGCCAGGCGCCGGCGGAACTGAGCGCCGAGCAGTTGGTCGGCCTATTGCGTCCGCTGACGCCGCGCCTGTATTCCATCGCCTCTTCGCAGGCGGAAATGGAAAGCGAAGTGCATATAACGGTGGGCGTGGTGCGCTATGACGTCGACGGCCGTCCCCGCACCGGCGGCGCGTCCGGCTATCTGGCCGATCGGCTGCAGGAAGACGACGCCGTTCGGGTATTTATCGAACATAACGATAATTTCCGCCTGCCCGCCAACCCGGATGCACCGGTGATCATGATTGGACCCGGCACCGGCATCGCCCCGTTCCGCGCCTTTATGCAACAGCGCGAGGCCGATGGCGCCGGCGGCAAGAACTGGCTGTTTTTCGGCAATCCGCACTTTACCGAAGATTTCCTCTATCAGGTTGAATGGCAGCGTTATGTGAAAGAGGGGCTGCTGACCCATATCGATCTGGCCTGGTCGCGCGATCAGGCGCACAAGATTTACGTACAGGACAAACTGCGGGAAAAAGGCGCGGAAGTCTGGCGCTGGCTGCAGGATGGCGCCCATATTTATGTCTGCGGCGATGCCAATCGCATGGCGAAAGACGTCGAGCAGGCGTTGCTGGACGTGGTGGCCGAGCACGGTGGCATGGATACCGAGCAGGCCGACGAATTTTTGAGTGATTTGCGCCTTGAGCGCCGTTATCAGCGAGATGTGTACTAA
- a CDS encoding MFS transporter, which translates to MKTRKIGLANYLAYGSGDFLGAGTTALTAAWLLYFYTTFCGLTPIEATFIFAMARVLDAVVSPLMGFLSDNFGSTWLGKRFGRRKFFILLGIPCVFSYSFMWVGDMGYWYYLLTYLLFDIVYTMILVPYETLVPEMTDDFKQKTKFSGARIALAQLSAILAAFLPGILLSHFGKDNAVSFFYASLVFSVICALVLTLVYLFTWERPRELMSEASLRAEKERQSLSLVDSLKRLNVELLSTLRIRIFRQHLGMYLGGYIAQDVFNAVFTYYVVFVLMQSPTMASNLMGTMAILQFISVIGMIPLCIRFGPAPSYRLVVCLFGMSAISYAVLWYSGMHDAFSLLLLISALAGLGRGGINYVPWNTYTYIADVDEVITAQRREGIFAGIMTLTRKASQAGAVMLVGIVLQLSGFVSGQSVQAPSVSHTILMILSFGTVGVLALGFLVSLRFKLNLHTHSVLREETQKMREAGRPVPENITPQARATVEMLAGMPYESLWGNNNVGYLNRHKAKTTPMLPSPDKR; encoded by the coding sequence ATGAAAACACGTAAGATCGGGTTGGCCAACTATTTAGCCTATGGCTCGGGCGACTTTCTTGGGGCCGGCACCACGGCGCTGACGGCGGCCTGGCTGCTTTATTTCTATACCACGTTCTGCGGCCTGACGCCCATTGAAGCCACGTTTATTTTTGCCATGGCCCGGGTACTGGACGCCGTCGTCAGCCCGCTGATGGGCTTCCTGAGCGACAACTTCGGTTCCACCTGGCTGGGCAAACGCTTCGGCCGGCGCAAATTTTTTATCCTGCTCGGCATCCCCTGCGTATTCAGCTACAGTTTTATGTGGGTCGGCGACATGGGATACTGGTACTACCTGCTGACCTATCTGCTGTTCGATATCGTCTACACCATGATTCTGGTGCCGTATGAAACGCTGGTGCCGGAAATGACCGACGACTTTAAGCAGAAAACCAAATTCTCCGGCGCGCGTATCGCGCTGGCGCAGCTTTCCGCCATTCTGGCCGCTTTCCTGCCCGGTATTCTGCTTAGCCACTTTGGTAAAGACAACGCCGTCTCGTTCTTCTATGCCAGTCTGGTGTTCTCCGTTATTTGCGCGCTGGTGCTGACGCTGGTCTACCTATTTACCTGGGAGCGGCCGCGTGAACTGATGTCGGAAGCGTCGCTGCGGGCGGAAAAGGAACGCCAGTCCCTGTCGCTGGTGGACAGCCTGAAACGTTTGAACGTCGAACTGTTGTCGACGCTGCGTATCCGTATTTTCCGTCAGCATCTGGGCATGTATCTGGGCGGCTATATCGCCCAGGACGTGTTCAACGCCGTGTTTACCTATTATGTGGTCTTTGTGTTAATGCAAAGCCCGACGATGGCCTCCAACCTGATGGGCACCATGGCGATCCTGCAATTTATCTCGGTTATCGGCATGATCCCGCTGTGCATCCGTTTCGGGCCCGCGCCGTCTTACCGTCTGGTGGTGTGCCTGTTCGGGATGAGCGCCATCTCTTACGCCGTCCTCTGGTACAGCGGCATGCATGACGCCTTCTCGCTGCTGCTGCTGATTTCCGCGCTGGCCGGTCTGGGCCGCGGCGGCATCAACTACGTTCCCTGGAACACCTATACCTATATCGCCGATGTGGATGAAGTGATTACCGCGCAGCGCCGCGAGGGGATTTTCGCCGGCATTATGACCCTGACCCGCAAGGCTTCTCAGGCCGGCGCGGTAATGCTGGTGGGGATCGTGCTGCAACTGTCCGGCTTTGTCTCGGGGCAGAGCGTACAGGCGCCGAGCGTCAGCCATACCATCCTGATGATCCTCAGTTTCGGCACCGTCGGGGTGCTGGCGCTGGGCTTCCTGGTTTCCCTGCGCTTTAAGCTCAATCTGCACACGCATAGCGTACTGCGGGAAGAAACGCAGAAGATGCGCGAAGCGGGGCGGCCGGTGCCCGAAAATATCACCCCGCAGGCCAGAGCGACCGTCGAAATGTTGGCCGGCATGCCTTATGAGTCGCTCTGGGGCAACAACAATGTCGGCTATCTCAACCGTCATAAGGCGAAGACCACCCCCATGTTACCCAGTCCTGATAAACGATAA
- a CDS encoding glycoside hydrolase family 88/105 protein, which translates to MTVFSVKHSPLLRQPERFISREELKALICRVTDNLVNIEDKTGEFLLRLDDGRVIDTKGWAGWEWTHGIGLYGIYQYYQQTGDEQMRAIIDDWFAARLAEGTPTKNVNTVCPFLTLAYRYEETRDPRWLPYLERWAEWVMYEMPRTRKRGLQHIVYNSENTGQLWDDTLMMSVLPLAKIGKLLNRPEFVEEATYQFLLHVQYLMDRESGLWFHGWTFAEQHNFAKARWARGNSWLTVAIPEFIELLDLPEHNATRRFLLQVLESQIEALAKYQDDSGLWHTLIDDPQSYLESSATAGFAYGMLKAVRKRYVDQRYAVVAEKAIRGVINHVNAEGELTRVSFGTAMGNDLDFYREIALTSMPYGQAMAILCLAEYLRIYL; encoded by the coding sequence ATGACCGTATTCAGTGTAAAACACAGCCCGCTTTTACGTCAGCCCGAACGTTTTATTTCCCGTGAGGAACTGAAGGCGCTGATTTGCCGAGTCACCGATAATCTGGTGAATATTGAAGATAAGACCGGCGAGTTTCTGTTACGGCTGGACGACGGCCGGGTGATTGATACCAAGGGCTGGGCCGGCTGGGAATGGACGCATGGCATCGGGTTGTACGGTATTTATCAGTATTATCAGCAAACGGGGGACGAGCAGATGCGGGCCATTATCGATGACTGGTTCGCCGCGCGGCTCGCCGAGGGCACGCCGACCAAGAATGTGAATACCGTTTGCCCTTTCCTGACACTGGCCTACCGCTACGAGGAAACGCGCGATCCCCGCTGGCTGCCGTATCTGGAACGCTGGGCCGAATGGGTGATGTATGAGATGCCGCGCACCCGGAAGCGCGGGTTGCAGCACATTGTCTATAACAGTGAGAATACCGGGCAGTTATGGGACGACACGCTGATGATGAGCGTGTTGCCGCTGGCGAAAATCGGCAAACTGTTGAACCGTCCGGAGTTTGTGGAAGAGGCGACCTATCAGTTCCTGCTGCACGTCCAGTATCTGATGGATCGCGAGAGCGGTCTGTGGTTCCACGGCTGGACGTTCGCAGAGCAGCACAACTTCGCCAAGGCGCGCTGGGCGAGAGGCAATAGCTGGCTGACGGTGGCGATCCCCGAGTTTATCGAACTGCTGGATCTGCCGGAGCACAATGCCACGCGCCGTTTCCTGTTGCAGGTGCTGGAAAGCCAGATTGAGGCGCTGGCGAAATATCAGGATGACAGCGGCCTGTGGCACACGCTGATTGACGATCCGCAATCCTATCTGGAAAGCTCGGCAACCGCCGGCTTTGCCTACGGCATGTTAAAAGCGGTGCGCAAGCGCTATGTGGACCAGCGTTACGCGGTGGTGGCGGAGAAAGCGATTCGCGGCGTGATAAACCACGTCAACGCCGAGGGAGAGCTGACACGGGTCTCGTTCGGCACCGCGATGGGCAACGATCTCGATTTTTACCGTGAAATCGCGCTGACTTCCATGCCGTACGGACAGGCGATGGCGATCCTCTGCCTGGCGGAATATCTGCGGATTTACCTGTAA